One Nicotiana tomentosiformis chromosome 4, ASM39032v3, whole genome shotgun sequence genomic window carries:
- the LOC138910345 gene encoding uncharacterized protein: MARELDMDITYQQAVGITRRVECMFTRDREKREAKRSRETDHYSGARAPATRYGRVFMSRLVHSALPAANGVPVPPRPQEPYYAPPVSSMFLTRDAITNQSSRPGPSQSQQPHPPRSCFECGDIRHIVRDCPRSRRGAPSQTYQPPHAPSGPPAILPAPAATPPSQAARGGGRGGRGRPRGGGQARHYAPLARLEAVTSDLIIIDIVPVYHRDASDSLSSPIYVYTPMGDSLIVDLVYQSC, translated from the exons ggCATTACTAGGAGAGTGGAGTGCATGTTCACCCGGGATAGGGAGaaaagagaggccaagaggtctcgagaaactgatcattattcaggagctcgtgcaccagcaacaCGCTATGGTAGGGTTTTTATGAGTCGccttgttcattcagctcttccagcagccaatGGTGTTCCAgttcctcctagacctcaggagccctattatgcaccgccagtatccagtatgttTCTTACTCGAGATGCTATTACCaaccagtccagcaggccaggtccgagtcagtctcagcagCCGCATCCTCCgaggagttgttttgagtgtggtgacattcGTCACAtcgttagagattgccccagatctaggaggggtgcaccttcacagacttatcagcctccacatgctccatcgggtcctccggccattcttcctgCCCCAGCTGCCACTCCACCTTCTCAGGCAGCTCGAggcggaggtcggggaggtagaggtcgccctagagggggaggccaggccaggcaCTATGCCCCTTTAGCCCGTTTAGAGGCCGTCACTTCAGATTTAATCATCATAGATATCGTCCCTGtctatcatagggatgcatct gattctttaagttcccctatttatgtatatactcctatgggagattctcttattgtggacctcGTATATCAGTCGTGTTAG